TCCTTGCTTGTCGGATCACGACCGCCCGCTTAACGGACGCGGGCGTGCCAGCGCTAAGGCCATCGGCACATGGATGAAAGAGGAAGGCTATCAGCCAGACCAGACGCTCTGTTCCACTTCGACGCGCACACGCGAAACGCTTGATCACCTCGAATTAGATACAGAGACAAACTATTTAGAGCCCCTTTATCATGCGAGCGAAGACAGAATGCTTCAGCTTTTGCAAAATAGAGCCAAGGGCAAGAGCGTCTTGATGCTTGGACACAATCCGGGAGCCGCCTTTTTCGCGCAAGCTATTTTGAGTAAACCCCCAAAGAGTGATGCTTTCTCGCTGTTTCCAACAGCGGCCGTTTTGGTCGTGCGCTTCGACACAACAAACTGGCGTGACCTGCGCTTTGGACAGGGAACTCTTGCCGCGTTTATCGTGCCACGAATGCTTTTGCCCCAAACTTAGACGCCTTGATGCGTGGCAAACTTGGAGCCCAGCCCGCAGCCATCGCCCTCGCATCAACACTTTCATGAAGGCTTTCACAAGCTCCAGCCCCGACACGGCGACGTCCGCGCAGTAGAAAGAGCTTACCCCAGCTTTTCCATGTCCCCACAGATTTGGCCGCAGGGTCACGCGGAAACCGCGCCCGCCAGCCTTGTGGCAAGGGCAGCCCACAACTTTCGGCGCGTTCGAGCATCCACACAAGCGGAATATTGGATAAGAGCCGTGCTTCGGCATCACCATCAAGCTGACCACCAATGTCACCATGTGTTCCTGGAAACCACACTTGTTCCACGCGACCCTGCCAGTTTTGCGGACACTCCCAGAGCA
This genomic window from Lentibacter algarum contains:
- a CDS encoding histidine phosphatase family protein, encoding MSLELIVMRHAKSSWSDPCLSDHDRPLNGRGRASAKAIGTWMKEEGYQPDQTLCSTSTRTRETLDHLELDTETNYLEPLYHASEDRMLQLLQNRAKGKSVLMLGHNPGAAFFAQAILSKPPKSDAFSLFPTAAVLVVRFDTTNWRDLRFGQGTLAAFIVPRMLLPQT